In a single window of the Mesorhizobium shangrilense genome:
- a CDS encoding TatD family hydrolase, protein MLVDSHCHLDFPDFAEERADVIARAVAAGVARMVTISTRVRRFQQILAIAEAHDEVFCSVGTHPHNAAEELDVTVGEFVRLSQHPKVIAIGEAGLDFHYDKSPRDAQAQGFRTHIAAARETGLPLVIHARNADDEMIRILEQESGKGAFPFVLHCFSSGRRLAEAGVALGGYVSFSGILTFKNSEDIRAIARDLPQSRLLVETDAPYLAPPPHRGKRNEPAYVAQTAGVLAETIGVSTDEIARITTENFFRLFSKMPKQAEAAA, encoded by the coding sequence ATGCTGGTCGACAGTCACTGCCATCTGGATTTTCCGGACTTTGCCGAGGAGCGCGCTGACGTGATTGCCCGCGCGGTTGCCGCGGGCGTGGCCCGCATGGTCACCATCTCGACGCGGGTGCGCCGCTTCCAGCAGATACTCGCGATTGCTGAAGCGCATGACGAGGTTTTCTGCTCGGTCGGCACGCATCCGCACAATGCGGCCGAGGAGCTCGACGTGACCGTAGGCGAATTCGTGCGGCTCTCGCAGCACCCGAAGGTCATTGCGATCGGCGAGGCCGGACTGGACTTTCACTATGACAAGTCGCCCCGCGACGCCCAGGCACAGGGATTCCGTACGCACATCGCAGCGGCGCGCGAGACCGGCCTGCCGCTCGTCATCCACGCACGCAACGCCGATGACGAGATGATCCGGATTCTGGAACAAGAGAGCGGAAAGGGGGCCTTCCCGTTCGTCCTGCACTGCTTCTCGTCCGGCCGACGCCTCGCCGAGGCCGGCGTGGCGCTGGGAGGCTACGTGTCGTTTTCGGGCATCCTTACCTTCAAGAACTCCGAGGATATCCGCGCCATCGCCAGGGATTTGCCCCAGAGCCGTCTGCTGGTCGAAACGGACGCGCCCTACCTCGCCCCGCCTCCGCATCGCGGCAAGCGCAACGAACCCGCCTATGTCGCGCAGACAGCTGGCGTGCTCGCGGAAACGATCGGCGTTTCGACGGACGAGATAGCGCGGATCACGACGGAAAATTTCTTCCGCCTTTTCAGCAAGATGCCTAAACAGGCTGAAGCAGCGGCATAG